The proteins below come from a single Chiloscyllium punctatum isolate Juve2018m chromosome 18, sChiPun1.3, whole genome shotgun sequence genomic window:
- the LOC140489398 gene encoding synaptogyrin-1-like isoform X4 → MEAAAAYGAGRAGGAFDPVTFIKQPQTIVRAVSWLFSIVVFGSIINEGYMNRPTEVEQHCIFNRNPNACNYGITIGVLAFIGCMAFLALDAYFPQISSVKDRKKVVLGDIGFSAFWSFLWFVGFCFLTNQWQVTDLEKDDPLKEGADAARAAITFSFFSIFTWGYLVLFAMDRLKGITFTEEYNKLFPPQQTPPLA, encoded by the exons ATGGAGGCTGCAGCAGCTTATGGAGCCGGGCGCGCGGGGGGAGCGTTCGACCCCGTCACCTTCATCAAACAACCTCAGACCATCGTGAGGGCCGTCAgctgg CTCTTTTCGATTGTTGTCTTTGGATCAATTATCAATGAAGGTTACATGAACCGACCGACGGAGGTGGAACAGCACTGCATCTTCAACCGGAATCCCAACGCCTGTAACTATGGTATCACCATCGGTGTGCTGGCCTTCATCGGCTGCATGGCCTTCCTTGCCCTTGATGCTTACTTTCCACAGATCAGCAGCGTAAAGGATCGCAAAAAGGTGGTTCTGGGAGACATTGGATTTTCAG CGTTTTGGTCCTTCCTATGGTTTGTGGGATTCTGTTTCCTCACCAACCAGTGGCAAGTAACAGATCTGGAGAAGGACGACCCGTTAAAGGAAGGAGCTGATGCTGCTCGAGCTGCTATCACCTTCTCTTTCTTCTCAATCTTCACTTGG GGTTATTTGGTTCTGTTTGCCATGGATCGATTAAAAGGCATCACCTTCACTGAGGAATACAATAAATTGTTCCCACCCCAGCAAACCCCTCCTCTTGCTTAA
- the LOC140489398 gene encoding synaptogyrin-1-like isoform X3 — MEAAAAYGAGRAGGAFDPVTFIKQPQTIVRAVSWVRLFSIVVFGSIINEGYMNRPTEVEQHCIFNRNPNACNYGITIGVLAFIGCMAFLALDAYFPQISSVKDRKKVVLGDIGFSAFWSFLWFVGFCFLTNQWQVTDLEKDDPLKEGADAARAAITFSFFSIFTWGYLVLFAMDRLKGITFTEEYNKLFPPQQTPPLA, encoded by the exons ATGGAGGCTGCAGCAGCTTATGGAGCCGGGCGCGCGGGGGGAGCGTTCGACCCCGTCACCTTCATCAAACAACCTCAGACCATCGTGAGGGCCGTCAgctgggtgagg CTCTTTTCGATTGTTGTCTTTGGATCAATTATCAATGAAGGTTACATGAACCGACCGACGGAGGTGGAACAGCACTGCATCTTCAACCGGAATCCCAACGCCTGTAACTATGGTATCACCATCGGTGTGCTGGCCTTCATCGGCTGCATGGCCTTCCTTGCCCTTGATGCTTACTTTCCACAGATCAGCAGCGTAAAGGATCGCAAAAAGGTGGTTCTGGGAGACATTGGATTTTCAG CGTTTTGGTCCTTCCTATGGTTTGTGGGATTCTGTTTCCTCACCAACCAGTGGCAAGTAACAGATCTGGAGAAGGACGACCCGTTAAAGGAAGGAGCTGATGCTGCTCGAGCTGCTATCACCTTCTCTTTCTTCTCAATCTTCACTTGG GGTTATTTGGTTCTGTTTGCCATGGATCGATTAAAAGGCATCACCTTCACTGAGGAATACAATAAATTGTTCCCACCCCAGCAAACCCCTCCTCTTGCTTAA